In the genome of Xiphias gladius isolate SHS-SW01 ecotype Sanya breed wild chromosome 18, ASM1685928v1, whole genome shotgun sequence, the window cTGGGAGGTGTAGCTGAACACGATGATGCCAATCGAAATGGGGAATTTCTTCACATCGATATAAAACTTGACCTTCTCCCAGGCCCACTCGCGCGCCCTGGAGAGACAGTAGGCAATCACGAGGACGTTGATGACGAAGTGCGCCAGGGTGCAGAGGAGGCTGAACTTGGACACGGCCTTGAGGTTCTTCAGGAAGGCGCACGGCAGGAGTGCGGCCGTGGCCACCACGGACCAGGCTTTCTGGGAGACGGGAAACCCCGGGAAACTGTTGTACATAAGGTTGCCGCTGACCACGACGTAAAGAATGCAGGTCATGACCAGCTCGATAATCTGAGCCACGTTCACGACGTGGCCGCCCAGCGCCGGGAAGCGGGGCGCGCAGCAGGCGTTGGCGATGTCCACGTAGGAGTCCCGCACGCGCACCTTGATGCCGTCCTCGTTGTCCTCGTACAGACACGCGATGAGGATTTTGCCCGTGTAGCAGCAGACCACGGCCGCAAAGATAATGAGGAAGAGACCGAGGTAGCCGCCGTGGAGGATGGCGTACGGCAGGCCGAGGACGAACATGCCCTGCGGACAGAGAAGCGCAGTTGAGCGGTAATGGAGGAGGCCCACATCGCAGTGACAGCCAGGCCGAGCCAGCCCGGGCGCGCAATGACTGGCTCCCCCGGCTCACACCTTACGTAATAAcagcaagaagaaaaagggacattttttgCGCATACAAATTTCCCCGCAATGTAGAAACGTGTGACTTACAGCAGCCGATTCACTTCCAATTTCAGCATCacgccattttttttttttttttttttctatttcgCTTCGCCCTTGAAAAACGGGGCCTTTCGTTTTCCGCGAGCTGCGGGCGGCATCGAATTAAGGCATTAAAGAGAACACCAGAAAGGATTTTCGACATTAATTTGATTCAATCTTAAAATTTGGTGGAGCCGCTGATAAGTACGTGGGCGCCATTCAGCCCTCGGGGCTATCAAAGTCAAACAGGCCCTGCCTGCAGCTCCACTGATAAAAagatttgaataaataaattccaaaaCCCATTGGCTCTAATGAATGCATTCACAAACCATGAATACATGTTAAATTGAAGCCTGCATTTAAATatgattgacaaaaaaaatgtagcaggtttaaatatatttggaagCTCAATTTAATTTTACTCGACACCACTGaacattttggtttatttcaaTCTTGGGTTGTGAGGTTATGCTCACGTCTCTCTACTCTCCTCTCGTTCTCCTTGGATACAGCTTAAATGTCAAGATGTGAAAATCTTCAAGGTGACTTTTCTTCCAGTTGCAGGCCTGCATGGTGCATGCAGCACATGGTGTTGTtgcgttcacacacacacacacacacacacacacacacacacacaagatgaaAGTCGTCACAGTGTACCTGAATGGCATTGGTGACGTTCCAGCCAGCTTCCCATGACGTGATTTTCGGTTTCTCCTCATCCAGTGAGCCTCCCGGCTTCAGGGACGAAGGCCTGGGGCAGGTGCCGTCTCTCTGGTAATGGCTGTCTCCCTCCAGCTCCCCGTCTCCCTCCGCGGGTCCCCCTTCGTCTTCTCCCTGGAGGACATCCATCTGCATCCCTTGCCTGTAGTCATAATCCAAGTCGTCGCACTCGGCGAAACCCAAACCCTCCTCGTCCGTGGCGGCCTGGAAGCCCAGCCGGGCGAAGACCCCGCTGACCTTGGCCTGGGATTTGTGGGACACCGTGTGGGCCGCGTTGGTCAGCTTGTTGCTGATCTTGTGTCGGATTAGGTGAGCCATCTTTATCCGAATAAAATACGGTCTTCGAATGAAAGTGATATTACCGAGTaaaaaggcagagaggcagaTGCATGCAGGGTGATTTACTAgcgttttcttttcttttcttttttttttactgctacTATAGAGTCATGCCTGTTGCCTCTTCGATGTCGTCGCGAAGTAAGCTAACCAGCCCTCTAACGGCTGCCCCAACCGTCTCACCCAAACCGTTAAAAATCCTCAGCCGCGTTTCCTGGCTTGCTCATCCATATTactccctcaaaaaaaaaaaaaatgtaaaaaaaaacaacaacaacaacactccTGGGCATCTGCCTCAACGAGGAAAGCCTCCAAAAGAGAGACGAAAACGAAAATGTGTCCTCATTTATGGTTAAAAGAGACAatgtggcatttttttccccaagcagtctttttttttttcagttaaggGGTCCGGTTGGCGACAGCGCGAGCGCTGGAATCTCTGACTGCATCGCCcaatgggagagagagagagagacggagagggagaaagagagagagagagaggagcatgCACGTGTCCGCGTAGAGTGCCAGTGTAAGGGCTGGTCACggatggcagagagagagagagagagagagagagagagattttgcTTCACCGGCAGAGGATGAAACGTACCGGTCCTTTAAAGGCGGCAGCAGTATCACAGCAGTGTCCCCGACACATTATGCATGAATGAGGAGATCAAACATTTCACCTGCTTTCACGCTCCATTCTGTCAACAGGTCGACGGGCACTGCCGTCCACAAACAGCGGGCGTCATGCATGTATGccgaataaataaataacaaacactTCTTTAtccatttatcaaaatgttgtgtattgaaatatatattttggaaTTCTTACATCCATCCACGGTTGTATCTGCGGTATGATGCAATTAACACCTTCTATAAATGAAGCATCGAGGCTGTTGGTGCAAGAATGAGCTCATTTTTTTTcgatagaataaaaaaaacaacccaaactCTTCCACCGGGCCTGCTCAACTGTACTCTAACATGTGAAATCAATCTTACATTTGTGGGATGAAGCGTGCGGACTGAAGCATATCCTACTCTGAGactgcgtacacacacacacacacacacacacacacacacacacacacacacacacacacagccaataGTCATACCCACACCTCATGGGTATTTTCTGTGATGTAAAGACAAAAGGCCTCATGTTCCGAGGTTAGGCTTGAATTTTTAGGAATAATGACACTGTGTAAATTATACCCGCTGAGCACAGCATCTTTTCcagcagaaaatatttgaatgcATTTTCCGAGAATGTCCGACAAAATCTAAGATAAGCTTCAGAAACCAAATTCAGGTATTTCCGTATAAAATACTCCCCAcctttaaaacatataaattacTGGCACTGTTTACCCGGAGCTGCCTGTATGAATTTCCCATGTACGCATACGGATACAGACTTCAGGTTTCCTGCTCATTTAACAGCTTGAGTCCAGATGTGCATGTTCAGCAGGCTGTGGAGGGATGCAACTCGTTGCTGATGTGATGAGCGGGCTGCCGCTGGCCTGCTGCGGAGCACCGAcagcaccacggacagctcCTGAACCacaggaggggagaaaaaaaccGGGTCAGACTCCacctcaaccttttttttttttttttttttttttttacttcacacaGAATTAAAGAAGAGAACACGTCCGCCCATTTAACACACCGCGGACTTCATCTAATAGCTTTATGTATTCTCTATCTATTCCTGTCGTTTACTGGCCTACATTTACTACACATCTAGACGGAGGAAAAAAACCTTAGGGGGAGAGTTATTTCTTCTCCACCTCAGCTCTTGTCGTCGGGAATACGAAGCAGCTCGTCTTTGGCACCCTAATCTGCTGTGACACGGCTGAGCAACACTGTCACCAGTTTTTTTGCAGCTTGCTTGCAGAAATGCAGCCCGCACTAGTAAGGAGGCTGAAAATCCAAGGCATTTCTCTCCCAGTCGCGATGGTTTatgagcttttaaaaagcactgaaatgcTCTGTTAATGACAAATCGATTACAaattgagactttttttttttcacaaggcTGATTCAAGTTGCCAGGGAAGCGGAAAGAATAATGTGTTAAGAAATGCGAGACAATGTTGCATGTGCAGCAGcgcaagacaaaaaaaaaaaaaaaaaacgtaacatGGACTGGAGGTCTAAATTTAGAAACCAGccagaagacagagaaagttcCGCATATTTTCATGCTTGGCTTGGGCTGCTTTGCCAGCTGCTATTTGTGTTCAGGCCAGCACGGTGTTtgttagtgagtgtgtgtcataACTGTCTgggggtatgtgtgtgtgtgtgtgtgtgtgtgtgtgtgtgtgtgtgtgtgtgtgtgtgtgtgtgtgtgtgtgtgtgtgtgcgtgcgtgtgtgtgtaggacaGTGAGGGAATGGGTAGAGTCCTTGAGgcatctctccctcccccatCACATGCGCAAACCCCGGGCCAACGCCGGGACGGAGGAAAACGTCACGCGCGctctcacacaaaaaaaaggcaagaacGGGAGGAATAAGTGCAGCCTCGCCCAAAATCTGCAAAAACGACGCTGATGGAGGAGAAATATAAACTAAAGACGTAGAAAAAATAACGCGGCAGAAATATAAAGgagttttacaaatatataaaatatacacgGCTACATTACATTGTATTTATAAACTACTTCCTCGTGACAAAATGGATTTTCAGTCtgccttttttatttgaaagggTTTTGAGATTGGTTGCTGGGGCGACCAATTTAGCCTCTGCGGCTACAAAGAGAAGGATTAATTCAGgctcgatgtgtgtgtgtgagtgagagacagcaagagagagacagacactcGGAGAGGGGAGTGTATGCTCGCAGCACGCCCGGTTCAGTGTGTggttgttggtgtgtgtgtgtgtgtgtgtgtgtgtgtgtgtgtgtgtgtgtgtgtgtgcgtgtgtggagGCCTGAGATATGGAGGGGTTTAGAGCCTAGTCTAACAGCCGTGCAGCCCCGACTGGGAGCAGTAATCTCTGATAGTTGCCATGGCCACAGTAATTGGAaggagtgcgtgtgtgtgtgtgtgtgtgtgtgtgtgtgtgtgtgtgtgtgtgtgtgtgtgttgagattTTGGAGAAACGAGAGTTTCCCAGCACAGGCTGCTTGGTTTCTTGTGTCTGAAAGTCTTGACTACCTGGATGGAAGGAGAATTAAAAGCGTTCAagccaaaccttttttttttttttcggactatagtgagtgagtgaaaaaaggcaaagtaTGCTGCAAAGTACAGAACAGTCAAATAGCACTTGCTTCTACCAAGACTGCACAGTGGTGAGAATTTGTTTTTCCGATAATagagaattgatttt includes:
- the LOC120804270 gene encoding vesicular inhibitory amino acid transporter-like, which produces MAHLIRHKISNKLTNAAHTVSHKSQAKVSGVFARLGFQAATDEEGLGFAECDDLDYDYRQGMQMDVLQGEDEGGPAEGDGELEGDSHYQRDGTCPRPSSLKPGGSLDEEKPKITSWEAGWNVTNAIQGMFVLGLPYAILHGGYLGLFLIIFAAVVCCYTGKILIACLYEDNEDGIKVRVRDSYVDIANACCAPRFPALGGHVVNVAQIIELVMTCILYVVVSGNLMYNSFPGFPVSQKAWSVVATAALLPCAFLKNLKAVSKFSLLCTLAHFVINVLVIAYCLSRAREWAWEKVKFYIDVKKFPISIGIIVFSYTSQIFLPSLEGNMQKPSEFHCMMDWTHIAACVLKGLFALVAYLTWADATKEVITDNLPSTIRAVVNIFLVAKALLSYPLPFFAAVEVLEKSLFQDGGRALFPDCYGPGGQLKSWGLGLRVGLVVFTLLMAVFVPHFALLMGLTGSLTGAGLCFLLPSLFHLKLQWRNLLWHHVFFDVAIFVIGGICAISGFIHSIEGLIEAFRYNIHD